From a single Oceanobacillus kimchii X50 genomic region:
- a CDS encoding DUF2200 domain-containing protein, translating to MIKHKIYTMSFASVYPNYVKKAERKDRTKAEVDEIIRWLTGYSQEQLDAQLEKQTDFETFFAEAPEMNDSRALIKGVICGVRVEDIEEPTMQEIRYLDKLIDELAKGKAMEKILRKPA from the coding sequence ATGATTAAACATAAAATCTATACCATGAGTTTTGCAAGTGTCTATCCCAATTATGTCAAGAAGGCGGAGCGAAAAGATCGCACGAAAGCAGAGGTCGATGAGATCATCCGCTGGTTGACTGGATATAGCCAAGAGCAGTTAGATGCGCAACTAGAAAAACAGACAGACTTTGAGACCTTCTTTGCCGAAGCTCCGGAAATGAACGATTCACGAGCTTTGATTAAAGGTGTCATCTGCGGTGTGCGAGTGGAGGATATTGAAGAGCCAACCATGCAGGAAATTCGCTATTTAGACAAGCTAATCGATGAATTAGCAAAAGGCAAAGCGATGGAAAAAATATTACGAAAACCAGCTTAA
- a CDS encoding SDR family oxidoreductase, which translates to MKTAIVLGATGGSGQVIVSELLNRGVEVIAFGRSQSKLKALIEEHDNNPKLTYTLGDIFDYQTIIQAAKDVDVIFQCANVKYQEMKTKLLPLGESVMKAADALGKNIVIVDGIYVYGHQVAKGDENHPHHPHTKKGKLRVEFEQLIFNSKWKNAKALIVRLPDYYGPTSQNSYLQPTLEGIAANKTSIFIGNLKTPREYVYLPDAARMIVNIAEKDDSYGENWNIPGAGLISGKEIIKISRQITGNQKIVIPLTKSTIRFIGLFDEFMREIVEIMYLTKEGFILSGEKYEKRIGTIPKTPFKEGLKETLRVLMAKEK; encoded by the coding sequence ATGAAAACAGCGATTGTACTAGGAGCAACTGGTGGTTCAGGTCAAGTTATAGTTTCAGAATTATTGAACAGAGGGGTAGAAGTTATTGCTTTTGGACGTTCTCAAAGTAAACTGAAAGCATTAATAGAGGAACATGATAATAACCCAAAATTAACTTATACACTGGGAGATATATTTGATTATCAAACAATTATACAGGCTGCAAAAGATGTGGATGTTATTTTCCAATGTGCAAATGTTAAATATCAAGAGATGAAAACCAAACTCTTGCCACTTGGGGAAAGTGTAATGAAAGCAGCAGATGCTTTAGGGAAAAATATTGTTATTGTAGATGGTATTTATGTGTATGGACATCAAGTCGCTAAAGGGGATGAAAATCACCCACATCACCCCCATACGAAAAAAGGCAAACTTAGAGTCGAATTCGAACAATTAATATTCAACAGCAAATGGAAAAACGCCAAAGCATTAATTGTTAGGTTGCCTGATTATTATGGCCCTACATCACAAAATTCTTACCTGCAACCGACACTGGAAGGAATTGCAGCCAATAAGACATCGATTTTTATAGGCAATTTGAAAACTCCTCGTGAATACGTCTATTTGCCCGATGCGGCTAGAATGATTGTAAATATAGCTGAAAAGGACGATTCTTATGGAGAGAACTGGAACATACCTGGGGCAGGGTTGATCTCCGGGAAAGAGATAATCAAAATTTCTCGTCAAATAACTGGCAATCAAAAAATAGTTATCCCACTAACTAAAAGTACAATTCGTTTTATTGGTTTATTTGATGAATTTATGAGAGAAATAGTTGAGATAATGTACCTTACTAAAGAAGGATTTATCCTAAGTGGAGAAAAATATGAAAAACGAATCGGTACCATTCCAAAAACGCCTTTTAAAGAAGGTCTTAAAGAAACATTACGTGTATTAATGGCCAAAGAAAAATAG
- a CDS encoding DUF956 family protein, with translation MVQSINTKVDLVIDATSHINLTDYGKIMIGDKGFEFYNKRDARKFIQIPWEEVDYVIASVLFKGKWIPRYAIQTKRNGTYTFSSKDPKKVLRATREYVEPNRMVQSLGFFDVIKRNFKRKKK, from the coding sequence ATGGTTCAATCCATTAATACAAAGGTCGACTTAGTTATTGATGCGACCTCACATATAAATTTGACAGACTATGGAAAGATCATGATTGGAGATAAAGGATTTGAGTTCTACAATAAACGTGATGCGCGTAAATTTATTCAAATTCCTTGGGAAGAAGTAGATTATGTGATTGCTTCCGTTCTATTCAAAGGGAAATGGATCCCGCGTTACGCTATCCAAACAAAGCGAAATGGAACCTATACATTTTCTTCAAAAGATCCAAAAAAAGTCTTGCGGGCTACTCGTGAATATGTTGAGCCGAATCGTATGGTTCAGTCCTTAGGATTCTTTGATGTTATTAAACGCAATTTTAAGCGTAAAAAGAAATAG
- a CDS encoding putative hydro-lyase: MHPKQQRESFRSNQYTGTTSGMCDNFLQTNMIILPKEYAFEFLLFCQRNRQSCPIVDVLEEGVTTPKIADADVRTDLPKYRIYRNGQLDKEVTDINEEWQEDFVTFLIGCSFTFEKALLENGIRLLHQEQDRVVPMYKTNIPCEKAGRFEGNIVVSMRALKTEEIDKAVKITERFETSHGAPVHIGNPEEIGITDIDNPDYGESISFDEEERTPVFWACGVTPQNVGLNVKPPIMIAHAPGHMLITDQLEEQ; the protein is encoded by the coding sequence TTGCATCCAAAGCAACAGCGAGAGTCATTTCGTTCTAATCAGTACACAGGCACCACGTCTGGTATGTGTGATAATTTTTTACAAACCAACATGATTATTTTGCCAAAAGAATATGCATTTGAATTTCTGTTGTTCTGTCAGCGTAATCGGCAATCATGCCCGATTGTTGATGTGCTTGAAGAAGGTGTGACAACCCCGAAGATAGCTGATGCGGACGTTCGTACGGATTTGCCTAAATACCGAATCTATCGTAACGGTCAATTGGATAAAGAAGTTACGGATATAAATGAGGAATGGCAAGAGGATTTTGTCACGTTTCTTATCGGCTGCAGCTTTACGTTTGAAAAGGCGTTGCTTGAGAATGGCATTCGACTTCTTCACCAAGAACAAGATCGGGTGGTGCCGATGTACAAGACCAACATTCCTTGTGAAAAAGCTGGGCGCTTTGAAGGGAACATCGTCGTGAGCATGCGGGCGTTGAAGACAGAGGAGATCGATAAAGCAGTTAAGATTACGGAAAGGTTTGAGACTTCTCACGGGGCTCCGGTTCATATTGGTAATCCTGAAGAAATTGGTATCACGGATATAGACAACCCAGATTATGGAGAAAGTATTTCTTTTGATGAAGAGGAAAGGACTCCGGTGTTTTGGGCTTGTGGTGTGACCCCGCAGAATGTTGGATTGAATGTTAAGCCACCAATCATGATAGCCCATGCTCCGGGACATATGCTGATAACCGATCAGCTGGAAGAACAGTAA
- a CDS encoding TetR/AcrR family transcriptional regulator produces MVRSSKENRKEEILEAGLEVFAKRGYHNTTTAHVAEKAGISQPYVFRFFKTKEELFIAALDRAFERILLAFKNVDSSPEQLVDKMIEAYEELSELHPNEIALQVIGISVTEEAIRNATKKGLSNIQNYTLERFKDAGIENVESEVTTFLARGILCNISYFLDLPELIAKSK; encoded by the coding sequence ATGGTCAGGTCAAGCAAAGAAAATCGGAAGGAAGAAATCCTTGAAGCAGGATTAGAAGTATTCGCAAAAAGAGGTTATCATAACACAACTACCGCACATGTTGCAGAAAAAGCGGGTATATCCCAACCATATGTATTTAGATTTTTTAAAACAAAGGAAGAATTGTTTATTGCAGCTCTAGATCGAGCGTTTGAAAGGATTCTTCTGGCTTTTAAAAATGTCGATTCGAGTCCAGAACAGCTCGTTGATAAAATGATTGAAGCATATGAAGAACTTTCTGAATTGCACCCTAATGAAATCGCACTACAGGTGATAGGAATTTCGGTAACAGAAGAAGCTATACGAAATGCAACAAAAAAAGGATTATCCAACATTCAAAACTACACTTTAGAACGATTTAAAGACGCTGGAATAGAGAATGTGGAGAGTGAAGTTACGACGTTCTTAGCAAGAGGAATATTATGCAATATTTCTTATTTCTTAGACCTCCCAGAACTTATAGCAAAAAGTAAATAA
- a CDS encoding ABC transporter permease — protein MTSNNKLFGLLVPVISVIVGLLAGAVIMLLSGHDPIQGYAALWNGAFGDAYTIGETIRRTTPLILTGLAVAFAFKTGLFNIGAEGQVIVGWLAAVWVGLAIDAPMIVHLPLAIIAGMLAGSLWGFLPGLLKAKLGVHEVIITIMMNYIALFITNEIIRSVLTDQNTTTESIAGTASLASEWLQSITFYSRVHYGILIALLAAFIMWFIIERTTYGYELKSVGHNLHASNYAGMNVSKNIILSMVIGGAFAGLAGAMEGLGTYGTISVMSGFTNLGFDGIAVALLGSNNAIGVVLAAILFGALKEGAGEMPTAAGVPTELVDIIIALIIFFVASSYIIRWVALRFKKEEK, from the coding sequence ATGACATCGAATAATAAATTATTTGGATTATTAGTACCGGTTATCTCGGTTATTGTCGGTCTACTGGCAGGAGCTGTCATCATGCTGTTATCTGGCCATGATCCGATTCAAGGATATGCTGCATTATGGAATGGTGCATTTGGTGATGCCTATACGATTGGCGAAACCATTCGTAGAACAACACCATTAATATTAACGGGCCTTGCAGTTGCTTTTGCATTTAAAACAGGGCTATTCAATATTGGTGCGGAGGGACAAGTAATTGTTGGTTGGTTAGCTGCTGTCTGGGTTGGGCTAGCAATCGATGCACCGATGATTGTCCATCTACCACTTGCGATCATTGCTGGAATGTTAGCGGGTAGTTTGTGGGGATTCTTGCCTGGTTTGCTAAAAGCAAAACTAGGTGTACATGAAGTTATCATCACAATTATGATGAACTATATTGCATTGTTTATCACAAATGAAATTATACGAAGTGTATTAACCGATCAAAATACAACTACAGAATCTATTGCAGGAACGGCTTCTTTAGCATCCGAATGGTTACAGAGCATTACATTTTACTCTCGGGTGCACTATGGAATTCTCATTGCGCTACTTGCTGCATTCATCATGTGGTTTATCATTGAGCGAACAACTTATGGTTATGAATTGAAGTCTGTTGGTCACAACCTTCATGCATCGAATTATGCTGGGATGAATGTAAGTAAAAATATCATTCTATCCATGGTAATTGGTGGAGCATTTGCAGGTCTTGCAGGAGCAATGGAAGGACTCGGAACTTACGGTACGATTTCTGTAATGTCCGGATTTACCAATCTCGGTTTTGATGGAATAGCAGTGGCACTACTTGGGTCCAATAATGCGATAGGGGTTGTATTAGCGGCAATTCTATTCGGAGCTTTAAAAGAAGGCGCTGGAGAAATGCCGACAGCTGCAGGGGTACCGACAGAATTGGTAGATATTATTATTGCATTAATTATTTTCTTTGTAGCATCAAGTTATATTATTCGCTGGGTAGCACTTCGCTTTAAAAAGGAGGAAAAATAG
- a CDS encoding LCP family protein, whose amino-acid sequence MKRREYRTRVEKNPKKTKKMISIVLIPMLLFIVGGLSYAGYVYGTTKNVMKDSYEDNGRDKSNLRDSEVEIDMDNITVLIMGVDTGIKRGNEDRSRTDSLLFASLNKKDKSVDLLSIPRDSYVYIPSEGKNDKIAHAHAFGGTMGTIDTVENMLDIPVDYYVKLNFDSFVDVVESLGGIEVDVPYEFTESDSNDKKDAIHLMPGEQTLNGEEALAFARTRKQDNDIERGKRQQEVIKSIADKTLSVDSLFNIDKVIKSVGENMATNMSFSEMKSLFSYVAKGDDLKINTLNLSGSDNMSNGVYYWMLDEQNLSNIELRMKEHLEIERPRDNETDKQVEEELNNL is encoded by the coding sequence ATGAAAAGGAGAGAGTATAGAACTAGGGTTGAAAAAAATCCAAAGAAAACGAAAAAGATGATATCCATTGTGTTGATTCCGATGCTACTATTTATCGTTGGAGGGTTATCATATGCAGGGTATGTCTACGGTACCACAAAGAATGTAATGAAGGATTCTTATGAAGATAATGGAAGAGATAAATCTAACCTACGCGATTCGGAAGTTGAAATTGACATGGATAACATAACCGTATTAATTATGGGTGTTGATACTGGAATAAAAAGAGGCAATGAAGATAGATCAAGAACCGATTCGTTATTATTTGCATCACTAAATAAAAAAGATAAAAGTGTTGATTTACTTAGCATACCACGTGATTCTTATGTGTACATACCTAGCGAAGGGAAAAATGATAAAATTGCACACGCTCACGCCTTTGGCGGTACTATGGGAACAATTGACACGGTAGAAAATATGCTTGATATACCGGTAGATTACTATGTAAAGCTTAATTTTGATTCTTTTGTTGACGTCGTGGAATCTCTCGGTGGAATTGAAGTCGATGTACCTTATGAATTCACGGAATCAGACTCTAATGATAAAAAGGATGCCATTCATTTAATGCCAGGAGAGCAAACACTCAATGGCGAAGAAGCGTTAGCATTCGCTCGAACAAGAAAACAAGATAACGATATCGAGCGTGGTAAAAGACAACAAGAAGTAATTAAGTCTATTGCAGATAAAACTCTATCGGTAGACTCTCTATTTAATATAGATAAAGTAATTAAATCAGTTGGTGAGAATATGGCTACAAATATGTCATTTTCAGAAATGAAGAGCTTGTTTTCCTATGTTGCAAAAGGAGACGATTTGAAGATTAACACTCTTAACTTGAGCGGGAGTGATAATATGTCTAATGGGGTATATTATTGGATGTTAGATGAGCAAAATTTGAGTAATATTGAATTAAGGATGAAAGAACATCTAGAGATCGAAAGACCGAGAGATAATGAAACGGATAAGCAAGTAGAAGAAGAATTAAATAATCTATAG
- the rlmH gene encoding 23S rRNA (pseudouridine(1915)-N(3))-methyltransferase RlmH has protein sequence MNITIVSVGKLKEKYLKQGIDEYKKRLNAYAKVSIIEVADEKAPETMSEAEMKEVKRKEGERILSHIAPDAFVITLEIEGKMLGSEQLAKKLDELATYGKSKVVFVIGGSLGISLDVQKRSDLALSFSKMTFPHQLMRLVLLEQVYRSFRINRGEPYHK, from the coding sequence ATGAATATAACGATTGTATCGGTTGGGAAATTAAAGGAAAAGTACTTAAAACAAGGTATTGATGAATATAAAAAACGCCTAAATGCATATGCAAAAGTGTCGATAATCGAAGTAGCAGATGAAAAAGCACCAGAAACCATGAGCGAAGCGGAAATGAAAGAAGTCAAACGCAAAGAAGGCGAACGAATTCTATCTCATATCGCACCGGATGCGTTTGTGATTACACTCGAGATTGAAGGAAAGATGCTAGGATCTGAGCAACTTGCAAAGAAATTGGACGAGCTTGCCACGTATGGAAAAAGCAAAGTTGTATTTGTGATTGGTGGATCACTCGGGATTAGTCTGGACGTGCAAAAAAGAAGTGACTTGGCATTGTCGTTTTCCAAGATGACATTCCCTCATCAGTTGATGCGACTGGTGTTGCTGGAGCAGGTTTATCGTAGTTTTCGGATTAATCGGGGGGAACCGTATCACAAGTAA
- a CDS encoding VOC family protein, translated as MNTIAYLQFDGKAEEALMFYEKALQATSVKKVKFGALGQDPSAPLTEEEQDMIMESRIEFLGNVLMMSDVLPSMQAVTGKTSIGNNLLISIIDADPEINKQIFEALSVDGKIIMPLSSTPWSANFGMVVDKFGVVWKFNSEASKFLDSFIN; from the coding sequence ATGAACACAATAGCTTATCTACAATTTGATGGGAAGGCAGAAGAAGCATTAATGTTTTATGAAAAAGCATTACAAGCAACAAGCGTGAAAAAGGTAAAGTTTGGTGCTCTTGGTCAAGATCCAAGTGCTCCATTAACAGAAGAAGAGCAAGATATGATAATGGAGTCTCGTATTGAGTTTTTAGGAAATGTTCTAATGATGTCTGATGTTTTACCTTCTATGCAAGCAGTAACTGGCAAAACATCAATAGGTAATAATCTCTTAATTAGTATCATTGATGCTGATCCGGAAATAAATAAACAAATTTTTGAAGCCCTCTCCGTTGACGGTAAAATAATCATGCCGTTATCTTCTACTCCATGGTCAGCAAATTTTGGAATGGTTGTTGATAAATTTGGTGTCGTGTGGAAATTTAATAGTGAGGCAAGCAAGTTTCTCGATAGTTTCATCAATTAA
- a CDS encoding helix-turn-helix transcriptional regulator, translated as MKKIERLISIVMILLQKDVVSASQFSSLFNVTKRTIQRDMETLGYASIPIYAVYGADGGYALMEEYKFDKRLLNNNDIENILVALGGFEQLITNQDIQTTIQKIKGMTIREFSPKLDLTFYEWPGRSQIKEDIDFIRQAIENHWLLTFAYVDQKGNKSNRVIEPYKIHLSEMHWYLVGYSLERKDYRTFKLTRILDIQRNGFFVPRSGSDEEVKKTIQHYEQQQLESVQLLIDVSVRDQFIERYGKNAITKQTTESYLVTIELPQNSYAYQFLAGFGNKIKIIKPRNFITSYVKFLEETVNLYK; from the coding sequence ATGAAAAAAATTGAGCGACTTATCTCAATAGTTATGATCTTGCTACAAAAAGATGTAGTTTCTGCATCCCAATTTAGCAGTCTTTTCAATGTGACCAAGCGAACAATTCAACGTGATATGGAAACATTAGGGTATGCAAGTATTCCTATCTATGCAGTATATGGTGCTGATGGAGGATATGCGTTAATGGAAGAGTATAAATTCGACAAACGACTATTGAATAACAATGATATTGAAAATATACTCGTCGCATTAGGTGGTTTTGAGCAACTGATTACGAATCAAGACATTCAAACAACGATTCAAAAAATTAAAGGAATGACCATCAGAGAATTCTCTCCGAAGCTTGATTTAACGTTCTATGAATGGCCAGGAAGGAGTCAAATCAAGGAAGATATAGATTTTATTAGGCAAGCAATTGAAAATCATTGGTTATTAACGTTTGCGTATGTGGACCAAAAAGGAAATAAATCGAATAGAGTAATCGAACCATATAAAATACATTTGAGTGAGATGCATTGGTATCTGGTTGGTTATAGTTTAGAAAGGAAAGATTATCGAACATTTAAATTGACGCGGATATTAGATATACAAAGAAATGGATTTTTTGTTCCAAGGTCAGGGTCAGATGAGGAAGTTAAGAAGACCATACAACACTACGAACAACAACAGCTAGAGAGTGTACAGCTTTTGATAGATGTTTCTGTAAGAGATCAGTTTATAGAGAGGTATGGGAAAAATGCCATTACAAAACAGACTACAGAAAGTTACCTTGTAACAATTGAATTACCTCAAAATTCATATGCCTATCAATTTTTAGCTGGATTTGGTAATAAAATTAAAATTATAAAGCCAAGAAACTTTATCACTAGCTATGTGAAATTTTTGGAAGAAACAGTGAATCTTTACAAATAA
- a CDS encoding ABC transporter permease: MLDILQSIVPTVLFYSAPLILTALGGVFSERSGVVNIGLEGLMVMGAFVGIVFNLTFADVFGTSTPWVSIVVAMLIGGLFSIIHAVASVTFHANQVVSGVAINMLALGVGVYLTKVWYDKGQTDMVSQPFYTTDIPLLEKIPVIGPIFFQGVYVTSYLAIILAFVAWYVLYKTPFGLRLRAVGEHPMAADTNGIKVERMRYIAVILSGVLGGLGGSVFALTIASNFSSSTIVGQGFMALAAVIFGKWHPLGAMGAALFFGLAQSLTVVSSGVPFLENVPQVLLLIAPYVLTILALAGFIGRADAPRANGVPYIKGSR; the protein is encoded by the coding sequence ATGCTAGATATTTTACAGTCCATTGTTCCAACGGTTCTATTTTATTCAGCACCTCTTATTTTAACAGCGTTAGGTGGCGTATTCAGTGAGCGATCCGGTGTCGTGAACATTGGATTAGAAGGTTTAATGGTTATGGGGGCATTCGTCGGGATCGTATTTAACCTTACGTTTGCCGATGTATTTGGAACGTCGACCCCATGGGTATCAATTGTAGTTGCAATGTTAATCGGTGGATTATTCTCTATCATTCATGCGGTAGCATCTGTTACGTTTCACGCGAATCAGGTAGTTAGTGGAGTAGCCATTAACATGCTTGCACTCGGTGTAGGAGTGTACTTGACGAAGGTTTGGTATGATAAAGGGCAAACCGATATGGTAAGCCAACCATTTTACACAACCGATATTCCACTACTTGAAAAGATTCCGGTCATCGGACCAATCTTTTTCCAAGGTGTATATGTAACGTCTTATTTGGCAATTATTCTTGCGTTCGTCGCATGGTATGTCTTATATAAGACACCGTTTGGACTACGCCTTCGTGCAGTCGGAGAACACCCAATGGCGGCCGATACAAATGGAATAAAAGTAGAGCGAATGCGTTATATTGCGGTAATTCTTTCTGGTGTGTTGGGTGGATTAGGTGGTTCGGTATTCGCACTAACGATTGCATCGAACTTCTCAAGCTCAACAATTGTTGGACAAGGATTCATGGCATTAGCGGCTGTTATCTTTGGTAAATGGCATCCACTTGGTGCAATGGGGGCAGCGCTATTCTTTGGATTGGCGCAAAGCTTGACCGTGGTAAGTTCCGGTGTACCTTTCTTAGAAAATGTCCCGCAAGTACTGCTTCTCATCGCGCCATATGTATTAACGATATTAGCACTAGCTGGATTTATTGGAAGAGCGGATGCACCACGAGCAAATGGTGTACCGTATATTAAAGGTAGCAGATAA
- a CDS encoding alpha/beta hydrolase, translating to MIETTDMPWEEVLNDDKMHSISGDVRIINAFPIPQLNTERRVWIYLPRSYNEDIRRYPVLYMHDGQNVFNQATSWGTEWGVDETLEKLTIDEPGLETIVVAIDHGGDQRNNEYNFTINPEYGFGGKGEAYAAFLAETLKPYIDRHYRTLSTPEHTMIGGSSFGAYISLYTAICYPEQFNRVGGFSFVMWQDSGAILQLIEQSEVSPTLRIYLSIGEQETDNPEFNRIACEHVTLARQTLITAGVAQSRIRFDVIPDGTHHESTWGPLFSEAHRWLMQP from the coding sequence ATGATAGAAACTACTGATATGCCTTGGGAAGAAGTTCTGAACGACGATAAGATGCATTCCATTTCTGGTGATGTTCGGATAATTAATGCCTTCCCAATTCCACAGCTTAACACGGAGCGAAGAGTATGGATTTACTTGCCAAGAAGCTATAACGAAGACATTCGCAGGTACCCTGTTTTATATATGCATGATGGGCAAAATGTGTTTAATCAAGCGACATCTTGGGGAACGGAGTGGGGCGTTGATGAGACGTTGGAGAAATTGACGATTGATGAACCTGGGCTTGAGACTATCGTAGTTGCTATTGATCATGGAGGCGACCAGCGCAACAATGAATATAATTTCACGATTAATCCGGAATATGGTTTTGGGGGCAAAGGAGAGGCTTATGCTGCATTTCTTGCGGAGACTCTCAAGCCCTATATCGATCGTCACTATCGCACTCTTTCCACACCGGAACATACAATGATTGGTGGCAGCTCTTTTGGTGCATACATATCGCTTTACACTGCCATCTGTTATCCTGAGCAGTTCAACCGAGTGGGTGGCTTTTCTTTCGTGATGTGGCAGGACAGCGGTGCGATTCTCCAGTTAATTGAACAGTCGGAGGTTTCTCCTACACTGCGAATCTACTTGAGCATCGGAGAACAGGAGACGGATAATCCAGAATTTAACCGAATTGCTTGTGAGCATGTCACGCTTGCTCGTCAGACGCTGATTACAGCAGGTGTAGCGCAAAGCAGAATTCGATTTGACGTCATTCCAGATGGAACACACCATGAATCTACGTGGGGTCCACTGTTTTCAGAAGCACATCGATGGCTGATGCAACCATGA